TATTGGGTCTTTCTTTAATGAATTGGTATGACGGTTAAGTTATTGTGTTACCCAGCGGTGCCTTTTGTTGTTTATTGATTTCTCTAATAAAATCGCATAGACACGTGTTTTTGTTGACGTTGCTCACGTGTGACTAGGAAACTCTAATGGCTCGCAGAATACATTTTATATAGACATATCTGGGCATGATATTATAATGTGCATACCTTCTCGTACAGTGTAGCCGCGGCTGGTAGCACCCTTGCAGATGTGTAGCACATCCGCATCCACACAAACCCTTACAGCCGCGCCCCCAGCCACCTCTTCAACTCCTTCCCCTGCTGACTCTCTGTACTCTTCAGCGAGGCACTGTAGACCGCATCGACGTGCGTCTCACCATACCCAACCACATAGGTGGTATTCGGCACAACAGTCTAGCCACACATCAGCAACCGAGACACAATCGACTTCCTAAAATATGACGGAGAATAAATACCTTGATCCTCTCCACAAAGTCATCAATCACCGACGACAAGATCTCATGCTGACCCGCAAGGATCAGGACCTGCTCGGTCTTTGCATCCGCCCACCACTCCACAGGCGCGAGCGCTGGCTCGCTCCAGGCATTGCTCTTCGCACCAGCGAGATACGCACTCGACCATCTCTTCAGCGCGTCTGAGGGGATCACATCCCTGTACTTGTTCGCGTCCATCGAGGTCCCGTCTGTGCGGAAGCTGACCCACGGCGCGAACCCGAACACTCCGGCGAGGTTGGTGGAGAGCGCGACGGGCTCGATCTCGGGATGTGGATGGGAGAGGTGCAGCAGCAGTGCGAGAGCGAGGTTCCCTCCTGCGGAGTCGCCGCCGACGATCACGTTGGATGGCGAGCGGTTCGTCTCCGTGACGATGTAGCGGAGGGCTTCGGCAGCCTGGCGCAATTGGGTCGGGTAGGCGGCGTGTGGAGTAAGGGTGTAtgccaggaagaagatggcgacgtCATGGCCGTTTGCGTTGAGGTCGGCTACGATGTGCGAGTAGAGGTCGAAGTGGCCGGGTGCGCCGCCGATGGCGAATCCGCCACCTGATTGCTCTCAGCCATGTTGTGCCCTTGGCGCTGGCGTCGCAAAAAGCAGTGGGGACTAACCGTGATAATAGATGACCACGTTCTTTGCGTCGGGATTCCCGATCCAGTGGCCCCGGGCGCCGTACTTGAGAGTCACGGTCTGTGCCTGCAGACCCTGTTTGGTCATGAACTGCTCATACGCTTTGCTCGTTGAGTAGGAAATTGACCTGTTCCTGGACATCAGCAACGGTATTCACAGATCGGAGTGGCGGATGTTGGTCTACGTACTGCATTTGCCGCAT
The DNA window shown above is from Aspergillus fumigatus Af293 chromosome 1, whole genome shotgun sequence and carries:
- a CDS encoding putative 6-hexanolactone hydrolase, with the translated sequence MSRNRSISYSTSKAYEQFMTKQGLQAQTVTLKYGARGHWIGNPDAKNVVIYYHGGGFAIGGAPGHFDLYSHIVADLNANGHDVAIFFLAYTLTPHAAYPTQLRQAAEALRYIVTETNRSPSNVIVGGDSAGGNLALALLLHLSHPHPEIEPVALSTNLAGVFGFAPWVSFRTDGTSMDANKYRDVIPSDALKRWSSAYLAGAKSNAWSEPALAPVEWWADAKTEQVLILAGQHEILSSVIDDFVERIKTVVPNTTYVVGYGETHVDAVYSASLKSTESQQGKELKRWLGARL